The following coding sequences are from one Saccopteryx bilineata isolate mSacBil1 chromosome 3, mSacBil1_pri_phased_curated, whole genome shotgun sequence window:
- the GADD45A gene encoding growth arrest and DNA damage-inducible protein GADD45 alpha → MTLEEFSAGDQKTERMDKVGDALEEVLSKALSQRTITVGVYEAAKLLNVDPDNVVLCLLAADEDDDRDVALQIHFTLIQAFCCENDINILRVSNPGRLAKLLLLETDASPGTSEGAEQPPDLHCVLVTNPHSSQWKDPALSQLICFCRESRYMDQWVPVINLPER, encoded by the exons ATGACTTTGGAGGAATTCTCGGCTGGAGATCAAAAGACCGAAAG GATGGATAAGGTGGGGGATGCCCTCGAGGAAGTGCTGAGCAAAGCCCTGAGTCAGCGCACCATCACTGTCGGGGTGTACGAGGCGGCCAAGCTGCTCAATGT TGACCCAGATAACGTGGTGCTGTGCCTGCTAGCCGCGGACGAGGACGACGACAGGGATGTGGCTCTGCAGATCCACTTTACCCTGATTCAGGCGTTCTGCTGCGAGAACGACATCAACATCCTGCGCGTCAGCAACCCGGGCCGCCTGGCCAAGCTCCTGCTCCTGGAGACCGACGCGAGTCCCGGGACGAGCGAGGGCGCAGAGCAGCCCCCGGACCTCCACTGCGTGCTGGTGACG aATCCACATTCATCACAATGGAAGGATCCTGCCTTAAGTCAACTTATTTGTTTTTGCCGGGAAAGTCGCTACATGGATCAGTGGGTTCCAGTGATTAATCTCCCTGAACGGTGA